The segment TGCGTTGCTTCACATGTTTGTGTTCGTTGATGAGAACTTGAGCTTTTATTTTTTCCAGGGCAGAAGCAATTCCAATGGGGAAGAACAATGCACGGCTTCAGATGAAACTAGTTCACAGCAACTTCGCTTCTTTACTACTCATCTTGTTTCGGTGGATTGATTTTTCTTGCTCATGTCTGCTTCCCCGCTACTTCAACCTCTTTCATGTTCTTGTCTACAAGGTTAGTTTCTTAAAGTCCTATTCCATCTCAAAATGATGTCTTCCTTTGATTGAAATTGTTCATTTTGTTGacatttgttttgttatatatgCTTGTACAGGTTAATTCTGATGGACAACCAAAGCTTACCGCGCTCGGTAGGAAAGCAACTATCAGTGAGTTCTATGGTAAGCAAACCCATAACCATTGATTGAACATGTTATGTTGTTAAATGTTTTTAGCCATTTTCTTCAAAAGGTTTCTCATTTTCAGTTACTTAGTAGATGTGCTGGATGTTTAATATGAGTCTTGTGTCTTTTGAAGGTGTGATACTGCCATCACTTCAGCTATTACATAGCAACTTAGACGAGCTGGATACTTCAGACATTGGTTTTGACCTTAAAAGACTCAGCAACAAGATAACAAAAGCAGCTCACAGTCACAGTAGTAGATTCATCAATGCAGGGTTAGAGCGTGAGGAAGAATGTGGAATCTGTCTAGAAACTTGCACTAAAATGGTGTTGCCTAATTGCTGCCACTCAATGTGCATCAAATGCTACCGCAATTGGAACTTGAAGTCTCAGTCATGCCCGTTTTGTCGAGGCAGCATAAAGAGAGTGAACTCAGAGGATCTGTGGGTGCTTGCTGGTGATAACGACGTGGTGGATACAAGGACGGCTTCAAGGGAAGACTTGTTCAGATTCTACCTCTACATCAATAGCCTTCCCAAGGATTACCCTGAAGCTCTCTTCTTGGTTTACTATGAGTACTCAAACCTGATTTAGAGAATCTGTACAAACAAAAACTATGTACAGATTTTTGTATTGTATAGAATGTAAAACTGTGTTGCCAAAAGCTTCTCAGCTTTTACATGCTTTATCTATAACTGTGAAatgctacaaaaaaaaagaagcttgaATACAGCAAAGAATTAAGGCTATAAAAACTCTCTAATCAGAGTGATTGCAATAACTAATGAAGAATCTTTAACAAAAACAtagtttacaaatatatatgcTCATCTCCAAAGACAGGTTAtcactaagagcatctccaatgtataacTTCATTTTTTCTGccaaaataaagtaaaagtgaaaatgaagtaaaattgctccaatcCTACTCCATTTTCCATtctataatggagtgatgaacaaacaaaaaatagattactccatttatggactaaatttcattatggaatGAAATATGGAGTTGAGTTGGAGCATTACTTACTCCATAtccacttttactctattttagagaaaaaaatggagtaCGGATGGAAATGCCCTAAGAACTTATCAACATCATTAATGAGACCGATAATATTTACGAAGTACCGAATATTTTGGTTAATGAGACCGATAATATTAAATGGGTAGTTTTTCTTTCCGACAAGTATATATGTAATAAATAGAATGCGATTTTGAAgaattgagatttttttttttggaggtAGTTTGAAGGTTTTGTATAGGTAAGGTTTTGTCAAATTTCACCCGCTTGTGGCCTTTAGGTGTATAGTTTGTACTTCATCTTTCAGTTTATAAAATgcaataaaaagtttaaaaaaaaaaaaaagagtaacgACCTATCCTCGACTAGCATTGGTCCGCAGAAAGCATATGACTCAGACGCATTAATAGTAATTTAATTACTTTCTGATTTATATGTTTCATGAATTTAAACGATTCTGAGATGCTCCCTCTCTGCAACACTGCACAAACACGAATTGTTACTGACCAGTGACCACTACTGTCTTAAATTGGATCTGTGATCTCTCTCCCTCTAAGATTGTTGATCAATGTCTGTTGTTGATGGTTTGATTATGAGATATGAATCCTCTTTGCTGCATTGCTCCAGTTTCAACCGATGACCGGGCTAACCCGGTTCTCGCCAAACCGGCGGGGAATCAACCGTGTCAGCTAAGTTTCGAACCTCAACCAGGTAGCAACAGCCACGCTTCTAAGCCGTCCTTCTCAACACAAGCCTGAATCCTAATCCTATAGATAACTCATAAAACATTGGTGTATTATGTAGAAGTCGAACAGAGTTACTGGAGATGATGACAGGTTTTATATTTGGTTGTACAAGTATAAGTAGATCATTTAGAAATCAGAATGATCATCCATTATCCATTTTACAAGCCAATGCTTATGAGTTATCTATAGTTTTTTAAAACTGAATACCATTTGATAAAAGAGTGGATATCATATTCTAATTTTGGAACAAAATGTAAACCCTGTAAGaaataaattatagaaaacATGAAGCAAAATTGTGTGCGGGttttgagacaaaaaaaaaggaagtagGAAGAGTGTTTTGGTCAGTTTCATTTCCAAGCTTTCCTTCCTCTGAACTGGGTTCCGCTGTtgcttttcttcattttcttggaTCGCTTTGATCTACCAGCCTTTGATCTTATCGCAGCAAGAGGCATATTCTTCTTGTGCTCCTTCTGTTTATTGCTCGATCCTCCCACCTGCATTTTCGTTTTACACAAATCATCAATCAAGCCCAACATCAAATGCTGTAATAATAACCCTTTGCTGTATACGAACAAACATAAAACAGATACCTTCTTCTGCTTGGTGGCAGTCCTGGATTGGTATTTCACTCTGTCCTCCCTACCCGCTTTAACTAACTCCATTCTCTGCTCCTTTGTTAGTTTATGCCTTATGTGAGCCTGTGGGAacagtaaaaaaaatcatttagcATCATTGAATCAAACCTGAGTTGTGTGTCAAACATTGTGTAACTTCTTACTTCAAGTTTGGCTGGATTGACACGCTTCTTACTTAGCTGATCAGAATCCGGAACCTTGAACCCTTTTCGAGCCAATGCAAGTTTTGCTTCCTTCTTTGCCTATATTATTGCACACACAAAAGACATTAATAACGTGAACAGATGAACAGAAGCTTATCTCTTTCGCAtacgtatgtatatatatacctgAAGATCTTTGATTTTTCGGAAGTCCTCATTGGAAAGTATGCCATCGTTTTCATCCAAAGAAGGCTGCTCGCTCTTGGCTTCTGCGAACCTCTTAAGTGCTCGTAGGCTTGTATCAGCAGAGAGGAGATTCGCATCGAAATCAACCATCTTCCTTTTCTTCCCCTTGGCCTTCTCtttgcttccactatcttcttcAGAAGAATCAGAAGCttctccatcatcatcatcttcttcgctTTCCATCTCCTCGTTTTCAGAATCAGTCTCGGCTTCATTACTGTCATTCATATCTTCCTCTTCGTCGTCACCCGCGATGGAAGTATCAACATCACTGTCATCTTCAGTGTTGTTCATATCGTCATCAGAATCTTCTTCAGCTTCGTCCTCGTTTCCACAATCATCAGGCACCAGCTCCTCCTGCTCGACATCATCACTGCCAGGCAACTCCacgtcatcatcttcttcatcaccatcatcagAGTCACTCTCATGATCACTTTCTTGCAATAACTCAACATTGGGAACATCACTGAAGACATTAGCTTCTCCGAATTGTTTAGGTTTGGCAACGGGACCTCCAGGACGGCCACGGTCTTTTTTCACTAGAAGCGAAGGATTGATCTGAAATTACCACAAAACGCAAATTATAGACATACATCGATTATTTTGTTCAAACGACAAAATCAAATGCTTCTTCTGCTAACCTCTCTGAACAATGCAATGAGGGAACGGGCTCCTGCGGATATGGCTTTTTCATGTTCCTTTTTATACAGAGCAAGATCTTGCAGCAACTCTTCTGTCATCAACTGAAGTACACGATGACACAAGTAAGATAACACACGAATGATGAGAAAATTAAATCAGGAGTATGAACTAGTTTACCTCGGGAATCCTCAGGCACATTTCTCGAATCACATTGAGTCCGACAGCAATAGCCTGGAAGcataaatgaaaaaggaaaaataaatatggtAGAAGAAAATTTCTACTTGAGTCGTCCCTTGAAGTGAGAGAGATTGAAATCAAACCTCAGGACGTGAACGGTCGTGTACAAACTGATTCACAATTTGCATGAACAGTGGTTTCACAGCATCAGAAGGAACCTGCTCGAGACAAAATAAAATTGGTAAGACTAAAGAATGAGAAAAAGTAACAATGCTTTAAATGTGGAAAAGTTTTTATACCCCATCATGGCAAGCCTGAACTGCTGCTGCAAGTATTTGTGTAACGTCCTTTTCATGTGGCTGCGTTCAGAACATAGTTTAATTAGCATaagaattttttaaacaaaatgttTAGCAGAACATACCTTAGCGTAGTTTTGAAGATAAGTGTAAAAGCTTAATAATTGCAACTTGTGAAGCCCAATTGTTCGTGCAATAACTTTCATCATCATTAACCTGGTCTGCAAATTAAAATATCAGCAGAAAATTATCAGTTcagaggaaaaaaaataaaagttactaCACTTGGTTAAAGGAGGGGGTTATGAGGTGGCTTAGTCAACTTCCATTGatgaaaaatagaaagaatagTTACCTCAATTCGTTCACTAGTTTTGCCAATGCTCTTGCCAGTCTGAAGACGAGAAAGTAATTTCTCTGCAAATTTCTGTATAAAGAAGTAAACATTCAACTATAGCCACTCCATACTATAATGACTAGTGTCAGTAAATGGCACACTACAATAAGCTAACCTGAGGATCATTTAGATGATTGAGAGGTGAATAAGTTGAAGTGGTGCTCTCGGACGAAGCACGCTGCTTCTTCTTAATACTCTTCATCGCACGTTGCAGTTTcgcttgcttcttcttcttgctagAAGATGTACCTTTGTTGTTCGCCTAAGCAtccgaaaaataaatatattaaatttttgaagaaaaaaaactcatatCATATAAGTAGAACCTAGTTCCATACATCTTCATAATCGCTGATAAAATTCATGTAAAATGTAGTTTACCTTGTAAACAGCCTCCCTGTTAATCACAACATGGTTTTCGGGCTTTGAATCCTCGTCATCGTCGTTGTCTGAAGCATCACTATCATCCTCATCCTCAATGTTCTCGTAGTCAAGAAGAAACCGAAGAGAAGATACCATGATCCTGAACATCATGTCAAAAGAGAAGTTCGCAACTCTTCcaaccaaatcacatcaacatAATCCAAAGTCAGAAGAAACAAGAGAAAGATATACCTAGGCGAAGCATGAAAGCAAGCTTCACAAATGGCAATAGCAACTCTCTCATGTCTATCACCAAGCCAAACCTTCTTCTTGAGAAGCTCACATAGAGTAACAAGTGCTCTCTTAGCCTTTGTTTCATCTTCTTGCtacaaaccaaaaaacaaaCACACCAAGCTAACTATCATCGTTCACAATCCCATGAAAAGAGATAAGCATGGTAAGTGAAATGCTTTTCTTAAAATCCGATTTGTACGACTCAAATTGGTTTAAACTGTTATAAATGGGTTAAAATCAGTTTAAATCAACACCAAgcttattttaaatatgttaaattaagaataatgttagtacaaatacacaaaattttctaatttttttttgttttgccaATCTATTTCTTGAGCACTAGAGATAAGAGCTTACCTCCAACATGGAGATGACAATCTTCTGAAGTCCCTTATGCCTCGGATCAGTAACACTCATCTTACGAATGGTCTGAACAATGTGAGAAAACGCAAGCTTCCTCAAGTTTCTATCACCAATACACTGAACATCCAGAAACAGAGCCAGCAAATCCTCGATGACAAGACTCTACAAACAATCAAAGCACACACCTTTATATTTCAATCAACCACATAAAAGGACACACCTTTCTATTACAATCAAAAATCATTCTAAAGCACACACCTTTATAATTCAAATCAACCACATAAAGCACATACATTTCTACTCCAATCAAAATCATTATCAAGCACACACCTTTCTATTACAATCCTTTACATTAAAGCACGTACCTTTCGATTCATAAGAAGAATCAACGCCTGAGAGACGTGGTTCCTCAGCCCCGAGGGCATCGCGAGGCACGAGGTGCGGAGCAAATCAGTCAGCTGAGCTGGGAACTCCGCGAGCTGCTTAGGGTAAAAGGGAGTGACGTGAGCTAGGAACATGGCTCGGTCGCCGAGGTCTTTGGCGACGGAAGGGTCGGAGCCGACGGAGGAGAAGCTGAGGGCGGCTTGCTGCTGGAAGAGATCGACGGAGGCTTTGAACTGTTTGTAGATTAGTTGGAGCTCTGTTTCGTATCCATCCGGGTCGCGCTTGATTTTGCCCTGGAGGATGGGGAGGCTGAGCTTCTCGGAGCTCCGGCCGGAGGCCTTTAAGGACTCCGGCGTGCGGCCTAGAGATCCGGACATTTTCGGAGGTTTTGGGGAGAAGATAGAGAAACCCTACGAGGAACAAGTGAGGCGTCTTTAACTCTTATAcccttctcttttttttatttacggTTAGGTTTAGTTATTTATTGTACCAGGTCCGGTTTAGGATTTGATTCTCTCTGACACTGGTTATATCGGTTTAGGATTTAATAAATCACGAGATATAACACAAGCCTATATCTCACGTTTAGTCTCAAGTCCAGTTAACAgtagataaaaatatgaaatgttATATAGGTTTTTTCATagtaaatagaaaaattattcacaaaattaatatttacatttaaaagtTAGACCGGTTAGATTCGTTTGATCGGACAATTCAAATATATTGTTCTTATTTTGATTCATAGAGACAAACAATTCATCATACATAGTGGTGTGCACTCAGTTCTACAGAGAGACCATTCATCCATAGCCAATTTGAAATCAGACTCCTGAGCTTCCATATCCAGAAGGTACTCAACGTATCCATTATAACTCTAGACTTTCATTGGAAGCAGGAGCGAAAGACACAAGATTCGTAGAGTAAGCAAAATACATTACAATCTAGTCTACACAATACAACCACATTACTTTTTTGAAGTCTCAACAGTCGACAGAGTAAGCAAAAAGGATAATATCACATTGTTTATTAGATAAAACATTTAACTCTTTGTGGTTCAAATacaatccaagcaaacaaaagAGAGAAATCAAAAGGATAGCAACACACAAACAAAGAAGAATCCCTCTTGCTTCACAGCACAAGCCAAGAAGACCACAAACTTTTATTATggagatacaaaaaaaaagacgaaaGGCACTTTGTTGGTTATGGAAAACTCCATACCTTTTCACAGCAAAGCAAGAAACGTTCTTCAGTGGCTTTCTCTTCCCATTGAACCCTTTCTATCCATTCATCATCACTGTAACTGATCACAAGTTCATCACCACCAAGACAACTTCCAGAACTGAGTGGAAGCTTTCTCAGTGTTGGACACCTTTCAACACCAATCTTCTTTAGACAAGGGAAGAGCAGAGGACTCCTGTATATGCTCTTCAACATCGGTAAGTTACTCAATTCAAGCCTCACAAGTTTATCAAACGGAGTCATTGTTCCTCCCGCGTGTTGCTCACCTGCCGTTTTCTTCTCGCTTATTATTTCTTCTACCTCATCTAAACTTTGAAGCTTAAGGTGAGTAAGCTTTGGAACAAACAACAGCCACGTCAGATCCTTAAGGCCATCGCAGGCAGTTATAATCACACTCGAGAGGTTCTTTAGTGTTGGCTTTATCAGAAACGTGTCGTATGATACCCTCCCGATCTCAATCTCCTCTACACCACAACTCTTTATGATGAGCTTACGGAGTTGCTCCATTGTTGTTGGCAACACTAGATATGCTACATGAATATCTCTAATACATACTTCTTCAATACTAAATGCCAACACCTGAGCTCTAAACAGTTTCTTCAAAGAACTCGAGGAGATGTCTATGTTTAAGCTTTCTAGTCGTCCCAAGTGTTGAAGCTCCTTTATTGTGCTAGCATCGAGCATAACGATCGAACCTTGTAGTCTCAAT is part of the Brassica rapa cultivar Chiifu-401-42 chromosome A09, CAAS_Brap_v3.01, whole genome shotgun sequence genome and harbors:
- the LOC103843069 gene encoding protein SDA1 homolog — protein: MSGSLGRTPESLKASGRSSEKLSLPILQGKIKRDPDGYETELQLIYKQFKASVDLFQQQAALSFSSVGSDPSVAKDLGDRAMFLAHVTPFYPKQLAEFPAQLTDLLRTSCLAMPSGLRNHVSQALILLMNRKSLVIEDLLALFLDVQCIGDRNLRKLAFSHIVQTIRKMSVTDPRHKGLQKIVISMLEQEDETKAKRALVTLCELLKKKVWLGDRHERVAIAICEACFHASPRIMVSSLRFLLDYENIEDEDDSDASDNDDDEDSKPENHVVINREAVYKANNKGTSSSKKKKQAKLQRAMKSIKKKQRASSESTTSTYSPLNHLNDPQKFAEKLLSRLQTGKSIGKTSERIETRLMMMKVIARTIGLHKLQLLSFYTYLQNYAKPHEKDVTQILAAAVQACHDGVPSDAVKPLFMQIVNQFVHDRSRPEAIAVGLNVIREMCLRIPELMTEELLQDLALYKKEHEKAISAGARSLIALFREINPSLLVKKDRGRPGGPVAKPKQFGEANVFSDVPNVELLQESDHESDSDDGDEEDDDVELPGSDDVEQEELVPDDCGNEDEAEEDSDDDMNNTEDDSDVDTSIAGDDEEEDMNDSNEAETDSENEEMESEEDDDDGEASDSSEEDSGSKEKAKGKKRKMVDFDANLLSADTSLRALKRFAEAKSEQPSLDENDGILSNEDFRKIKDLQAKKEAKLALARKGFKVPDSDQLSKKRVNPAKLEAHIRHKLTKEQRMELVKAGREDRVKYQSRTATKQKKVGGSSNKQKEHKKNMPLAAIRSKAGRSKRSKKMKKSNSGTQFRGRKAWK
- the LOC103843068 gene encoding E3 ubiquitin-protein ligase AIRP2, which encodes MYNQLAVSSSSTPSSSSYYESLKLLEADVQHANTLAEAIPMGKNNARLQMKLVHSNFASLLLILFRWIDFSCSCLLPRYFNLFHVLVYKVNSDGQPKLTALGRKATISEFYGVILPSLQLLHSNLDELDTSDIGFDLKRLSNKITKAAHSHSSRFINAGLEREEECGICLETCTKMVLPNCCHSMCIKCYRNWNLKSQSCPFCRGSIKRVNSEDLWVLAGDNDVVDTRTASREDLFRFYLYINSLPKDYPEALFLVYYEYSNLI
- the LOC103843070 gene encoding disease resistance protein RPS5-like, whose amino-acid sequence is MEEHKASHTDVLRRVEREEDTGSMQRLAEVKCMLKLVVLNMSFNELKELPEEISGLLALRGSSVDGLSDVLSLGVLRLQGSIVMLDASTIKELQHLGRLESLNIDISSSSLKKLFRAQVLAFSIEEVCIRDIHVAYLVLPTTMEQLRKLIIKSCGVEEIEIGRVSYDTFLIKPTLKNLSSVIITACDGLKDLTWLLFVPKLTHLKLQSLDEVEEIISEKKTAGEQHAGGTMTPFDKLVRLELSNLPMLKSIYRSPLLFPCLKKIGVERCPTLRKLPLSSGSCLGGDELVISYSDDEWIERVQWEEKATEERFLLCCEKVWSFP